TTGTCAATTCTAAAAATCTTCGAAGCTCTTGAAAGAATACGGTAGCAACGTACAAAAACTTGCCGACCACATCGTGAAGATGGAGGATAAGGCGAAACGCAATCTCTACGCGCACATATTGATTGAACTCATGCGTCAGATACACCCGAACATGAGGGATAATCAGGATTATACAAACAAACTCTGGGATGATCTGTACATCATGTCAGGATTTCAACTGGATGTGGACAGCCCATACCCACCGCCTTCTCCTGAATCTTTGGGTAAAAAACCTTTGACAGTTGGTTATAATCAACATAATCTGATGTACCGTCACTATGGACGTAACATTGATTTGCTGATTCAAAAGGCGATCCAAACTGAAAATTCCGAAGACAGACTGGCTTTTGTTTCCTACGTTTTTCGTTTGATGCGTTCGTTTTTTAATACCTGGAACAAGGATAATCCTGAGGACCATGTATTGATCGGACAGCTTGAATTGTTGACAAAAGGACAATTGAAAGAAGAAATCGATTATATCCGTAAAAATGGCCCGGTAGATGCTGCTCCAAAAGATCGTAACAGCAATCAGGACAGAAATCGCGGGAATCATTCAAACACTTTCAAAGCTCAGCCTAGCCAGGATCGTCAGGGATCGAACAATAACAACAACAGAAATCGCCCTAACAATAACAACAACAATAAATTCGCAGGCAGAAACAATAACAACAACAATCGTAATAACAACAATAATAACAATCGTAAAAAGCCTGGAATTTAATGTCCGGCCTTATTTTCTCAACCGGTTTTTAACTTCCATACTGCCTGCAACTACCTATGGCTTCATTTAAAATAACAGGAGACAGACGCCTGAAAGGTGAAATTATACCTCAAGGTGCCAAAAACGAAGCATTACAAATTATTTGTGCCGTACTTCTTACATCGGAACCGGTTACAATTCATAACATTCCTAATATCCGTGACGTAAATCAGCTTATTGATCTTTTAGGAGATCTGGGCGTTAGAAAAACGCGTTTGAGCGATTCTTCTGTTCGTTTTGAAGCGAATGATATCAATCTGGATTATCTTGAATCAGATTCTTTCCGTCAGAAAGCTGCTGCTCTTCGTGGTTCTGTGATGTTGCTTGGACCGATGCTGGCACGTTTCCGTAAAGGAAGAATTCCACGTCCGGGTGGAGATAAAATCGGCAGAAGACGTTTGGACACGCACTTTATCGGCTTTGAAAAACTGGGTGCAGAATTTAGTTACGATGGTGAAGACGGAGGTTTTTACCGTGTTGACGCGAAGAATCTGAAAGGTGCTTACATGCTTTTGGATGAAGCTTCGGTAACCGGAACGGCCAACATTTTGATGGCAGCTGTGATGGCAGAAGGTACCACCACGCTTTATAATGCAGCATGCGAACCATATCTTCAGCAGCTTTGTAAAATGCTGAACCGCATGGGCGCAAAGATTTCCGGTATTTCTTCAAATTTACTCGTTATTGAAGGTGTGAGTGAATTGAAAGGTACGGAACATACCATGCTTCCGGATATGATTGAAATCGGTAGTTTTATCGGATTGGCAGCCATGACACAATCTGAAATTACGATCAAAAACTGTCAGATTCCTGAATTGGGAATTATCCCGGAAGTTTTCCAGAAACTTGGAATCCAGATGGAATTTCGTGGTGATGACATATTTATTCCAGCTCAGGAAAAATACCGGATGGAAAATTATCTGGACGGCTCAACACTTTCCGTTGCTGATGCACCATGGCCAGGATTTACACCTGACTTGCTAAGTATCGTTTTGGTAACAGCAACGCAGGCACAGGGAACGGTGCTAATTCACCAAAAAATGTTTGAAAGCCGTTTATTTTTTGTGGATAAACTGATTGAAATGGGCGCTCAAATTATTCTTTGTGATCCACACCGTGCAACAGTAATCGGCCACAACCGTGAAACGCAATTAAGAGGAATCCGTATGACTTCTCCTGATATTCGTGCGGGTGTTGCGCTTCTTATTGCAGCTATGTCGGCCAAAGGCGTAAGTATTATTGACAATATTGAACAAATTGACCGTGGATATCAGAATATTGATACGCGTTTAAATGCAATCGGTGCAGAAATTGTCCGTTTGTAATACCATCATCGAGTTATAAACAAGAAAGGCGCTTCTGGGAGGCGCCTTTCTTGTTTATAAACGATTTATTGACTTCCTTACAGATTACTTTTTCTTATAAGTACAAGCTGAATTATAAGACTTCACATAATAATCTTTGTAATTCGTCGCTTTCGGATCTGTGCAGCCTTTAAGATTAAGAATTTCAACTTTTCTGAATTCTACCGGATGACTTTCGCTTTGCAATGAAATAGAGCCATGATCTAATAATTTCCCATCAATTACTTTTTCTATATCATTTCCACTTACATTTCCTCCCCCCATTTGTGGTTTGTTATAAGCCAAAACCATTTCTCCATTTGCAAAATGTTGAATTAACGAATCACCTAAAACCAACACTTCCGCACGTACCCACTGATCTCCGTTATAGGTCTTTGAAGTTGAATTGACACAATGCTGCGTAACCAGTTTTCCGTCAATTTCCACATTTGTTCCCGGCGTACACAAGTTACAGGTAGTACGTTTTTTTTCATCGCCACCAAGTAACTGCACTTCAATCGAAATTGGAAAATCCTGATCTTTACCCATCGTAGCAGCTGGCTGGCCTTGTACCATGATTCCACTGTTTCTCCATGCCCAGCCTTCACCTTTTGGTGCCTGTTCGCCTACGAAGCGATATTCAACGGCAATCCGGTAGTAAGAAAAATCACTTTTGTAGAAAATGTGTCCATATTTTTGCTTGAAGTCATCGTACTTATCATAACGAACGACCATTTTGCCATCTTCTACGCGAAAAGTATTTCCAAAGTTGTCATTCAGATCATAACCACGGATTTTTATATCCCAGCCATCCAGATTTTTTCCGTTAAAAAGCTGCTTCCATTCTTTCTTATCTACCTGCTTTTGAGCAAAAGCCCCAAAGCAAAAAAGAGTAAGTGCAATACTGAATACTAATTTCATGAGCGGTTTATTTATTTAAAATGATGTAACATACTAATTGTCAGACAAAAGGAAAGATATATGCGCTATACGAATTATCCTGTCTAAAATCCTGTTCTCTAAAGGCAGATTAAAGCCTACTACTTTGTAAGCTCTGATTTTGTAAATATACTATGAGAACTAAAAATATAAAGCGTAAAGGACATTCGGAAGATTTTTTTGGTGAATACCGTGACTTTTGGTGGAATGAAGGATTTTTAAATTTACTGGCAAAAAGATTACAGCTGCATACCCATTTTAACTTGTTGGATGTCGGTTGCGGACAATGCCATTGGAGCCGTCTGCTGGTAGATTATCTTGGCTCCCCGGCCAAAGTTTCTGGTGTCGACAACGACAAAAAATGGGCAAAAGGTGAAAGTGAACTCCGCCATTATTTTGAATCCAAAGGAATTGATTTTGACTTAAAAAAGGGAGATGCCCATGAGCTCCCATACGAGGATGAAACTTTTGACATCGTCACTTGTCAAACATTATTGATTCATGTTCAACACCCCAAGGTTGTAATTGACGAAATGAAACGGGTTTTGAAGCCTGGTGGCACAATTCTTTGTGTTGAACCAAATAATCTGGTGCAAAGTCTGACGCAAAGTTCAGTTTCCATGAACGACCCGATTGATGAAGTCCTGGATCATGTTAAATATGCCTTGATTTTTGAAAGAGGGAAAAAGAAACTTGGACTTGGAGATAATTCCCTTGGCGATCTTGTTCCTGGATTTCTCGCTCAGGCAGGATTTGATCAGGTGGAAGTTCGGCTTTCGGATAAAGCTATTGCCATGTATCCGCCTTACAACACCGAAGAGCAAATCGCTACCATGAAACAGTGGCAAAACGGGAATACGTGGAGTAACGAGGAATTTTCAGATTATGATTATTTCAGGGCAATGGGTCAGGAAAATCTTGATTTTTTTGAAAAATATAAAAGAAAATACGCGCATCTGGGAGAACGCATGTTGCGTAATATTGATGCTAACAAGTACCATTCTGCTGGTGGAGCAATGATGTATGTAATTTCCGGAACGAAGCCAATATAAATTCCTTCCGGTTTAATTTTTTTAATCAGGTTTATGGAAAAAGAGAAAATTGCAATTTTTTGGTATCGCCGCGATTTACGCCTTCATGATAACGCGGGCTTATATCGCGCTTTAAAATCAGGATTGCCTGTATTGCCTCTTTTCATATTTGATAAAGTTATTCTGGATAAGCTTGAAAATAAAGAAGATAAACGGGTCACTTTTATTTTCGATGCTATCATTGAAATACAAAAAGAATTAAAAAAGCACGATTCCGATATTCTGGTTCGCTATGGCCCTCCACTTGACATTTGGAAAGACCTGATTGAGGAGTATGATATCGCAGAGGTTTATACAAATAATGATTACGAATCTTACGCAAAGGAGCGCGACGGACAAGTAAAAGATTTATTAGCAAAAAACGGAGCGGAATTTAAGAGCTTTAAAGACCAGGTTATTTTTGAAAAACAGGAAGTTTTAACCGGGCAGAATACGGTTTATACCGTTTTCACGCCATATAGCAGAGCCTGGAAAGCAAAACTTAACGATTTCTATTTATCGTCCTATCCTACCGAAAAATACTTCTCCAAATTCTTCAAAATAAAATCTCATCCGATTCCTTCCTATAAGGAAATTGGATTTGTTGAAACGGATCATCAATTTCCTGACGATCACGTCAAATCTGATCTGATTGAGAAATATGAAGAAAACCGTAATTATCCAGCGATTCCGGGAACGTCACGAATGGGTCTTCACCTGCGTTTCGGAACGGTTAGTATCCGTGATCTGGCCAGAAAAGCTTCTGAACATAGTCAAACATACCTGAACGAATTAATCTGGCGGGATTTCTATTTTCAGATTCTTTGGAATTTTCCACAGGTTGGACAAGGAAAAGCTTT
The sequence above is drawn from the Dyadobacter subterraneus genome and encodes:
- a CDS encoding 3-keto-disaccharide hydrolase — encoded protein: MKLVFSIALTLFCFGAFAQKQVDKKEWKQLFNGKNLDGWDIKIRGYDLNDNFGNTFRVEDGKMVVRYDKYDDFKQKYGHIFYKSDFSYYRIAVEYRFVGEQAPKGEGWAWRNSGIMVQGQPAATMGKDQDFPISIEVQLLGGDEKKRTTCNLCTPGTNVEIDGKLVTQHCVNSTSKTYNGDQWVRAEVLVLGDSLIQHFANGEMVLAYNKPQMGGGNVSGNDIEKVIDGKLLDHGSISLQSESHPVEFRKVEILNLKGCTDPKATNYKDYYVKSYNSACTYKKK
- a CDS encoding class I SAM-dependent methyltransferase translates to MRTKNIKRKGHSEDFFGEYRDFWWNEGFLNLLAKRLQLHTHFNLLDVGCGQCHWSRLLVDYLGSPAKVSGVDNDKKWAKGESELRHYFESKGIDFDLKKGDAHELPYEDETFDIVTCQTLLIHVQHPKVVIDEMKRVLKPGGTILCVEPNNLVQSLTQSSVSMNDPIDEVLDHVKYALIFERGKKKLGLGDNSLGDLVPGFLAQAGFDQVEVRLSDKAIAMYPPYNTEEQIATMKQWQNGNTWSNEEFSDYDYFRAMGQENLDFFEKYKRKYAHLGERMLRNIDANKYHSAGGAMMYVISGTKPI
- the murA gene encoding UDP-N-acetylglucosamine 1-carboxyvinyltransferase — its product is MASFKITGDRRLKGEIIPQGAKNEALQIICAVLLTSEPVTIHNIPNIRDVNQLIDLLGDLGVRKTRLSDSSVRFEANDINLDYLESDSFRQKAAALRGSVMLLGPMLARFRKGRIPRPGGDKIGRRRLDTHFIGFEKLGAEFSYDGEDGGFYRVDAKNLKGAYMLLDEASVTGTANILMAAVMAEGTTTLYNAACEPYLQQLCKMLNRMGAKISGISSNLLVIEGVSELKGTEHTMLPDMIEIGSFIGLAAMTQSEITIKNCQIPELGIIPEVFQKLGIQMEFRGDDIFIPAQEKYRMENYLDGSTLSVADAPWPGFTPDLLSIVLVTATQAQGTVLIHQKMFESRLFFVDKLIEMGAQIILCDPHRATVIGHNRETQLRGIRMTSPDIRAGVALLIAAMSAKGVSIIDNIEQIDRGYQNIDTRLNAIGAEIVRL
- a CDS encoding cryptochrome/photolyase family protein encodes the protein MEKEKIAIFWYRRDLRLHDNAGLYRALKSGLPVLPLFIFDKVILDKLENKEDKRVTFIFDAIIEIQKELKKHDSDILVRYGPPLDIWKDLIEEYDIAEVYTNNDYESYAKERDGQVKDLLAKNGAEFKSFKDQVIFEKQEVLTGQNTVYTVFTPYSRAWKAKLNDFYLSSYPTEKYFSKFFKIKSHPIPSYKEIGFVETDHQFPDDHVKSDLIEKYEENRNYPAIPGTSRMGLHLRFGTVSIRDLARKASEHSQTYLNELIWRDFYFQILWNFPQVGQGKAFRADYDKIKWRNNEKEFELWCQGKTGYPLVDAGMHQLNETGFMHNRIRMVTASFLTKHLLIDWRWGEAYFAAKLLDYDLSANNGGWQWVAGSGTDAAPYFRIFNPEAQAAKFDPKGEYIKKWVPELNTMKYPTPIVDHKFARERCLKAYKEALN
- a CDS encoding DUF4290 domain-containing protein, translating into MKEYGSNVQKLADHIVKMEDKAKRNLYAHILIELMRQIHPNMRDNQDYTNKLWDDLYIMSGFQLDVDSPYPPPSPESLGKKPLTVGYNQHNLMYRHYGRNIDLLIQKAIQTENSEDRLAFVSYVFRLMRSFFNTWNKDNPEDHVLIGQLELLTKGQLKEEIDYIRKNGPVDAAPKDRNSNQDRNRGNHSNTFKAQPSQDRQGSNNNNNRNRPNNNNNNKFAGRNNNNNNRNNNNNNNRKKPGI